In the genome of Candidatus Hydrogenedentota bacterium, one region contains:
- a CDS encoding aldo/keto reductase: MEYVFMARTGLRVSRVCLGTMTFGKEADEEVSRAIMDHAWDLGVNFFDTANIYNKGLTEEIVGRWIGDRRESLVLASKVHFPTGDGPLDRGSSRRHILIEVEKSLKRLRTDWLDILYLHHWDEHTDIGETLGAVDTLVRQGKVMYCGVSNFSAWQTMKALDCAAARNLMPIVCMQPMYNLIKRQAEVELFPLALAERVAVFPYNPLAAGVLTGKYLRGESGRLHESDMYRERYKAPVYAEVAQRFVDYAAAHGYSPAPLALAWVAGHPAVTAPILGARNMAQFTDCLKFLDLALTPEQRAEISALSIEPPLATDR, encoded by the coding sequence ATGGAATATGTTTTCATGGCCCGTACCGGTTTGCGCGTGTCGCGTGTATGCCTGGGCACGATGACGTTTGGAAAAGAAGCGGACGAAGAAGTTTCACGCGCCATCATGGATCACGCGTGGGATCTGGGCGTCAATTTCTTCGACACGGCGAACATTTACAACAAGGGGTTGACCGAGGAAATCGTCGGACGCTGGATCGGCGACCGGCGCGAATCGCTCGTGCTCGCGTCGAAGGTTCATTTCCCGACGGGCGATGGCCCGCTCGATCGCGGCAGCTCGCGGCGGCATATTCTGATCGAGGTCGAAAAAAGCCTGAAGCGTCTCCGGACGGACTGGTTGGACATTCTCTATCTTCATCATTGGGACGAACACACGGACATCGGGGAAACCCTGGGCGCTGTGGACACGCTGGTCCGCCAGGGCAAGGTCATGTATTGCGGCGTGTCGAATTTCTCCGCATGGCAGACGATGAAGGCCCTGGATTGTGCTGCGGCCCGCAACCTGATGCCGATCGTGTGCATGCAGCCCATGTACAACCTGATCAAGCGGCAGGCGGAAGTCGAATTGTTCCCGTTGGCGCTGGCCGAGCGCGTGGCCGTGTTTCCGTACAATCCGCTGGCGGCGGGCGTGTTGACGGGCAAGTACCTGCGGGGCGAATCGGGCCGTTTGCACGAAAGCGACATGTATCGCGAGCGGTATAAGGCGCCGGTCTATGCGGAAGTCGCCCAACGCTTCGTGGACTATGCGGCGGCGCATGGCTATTCGCCGGCCCCGCTGGCGTTGGCATGGGTCGCGGGCCATCCGGCCGTCACGGCGCCAATCCTCGGCGCGCGAAACATGGCGCAGTTTACGGATTGCCTGAAATTTCTCGACCTTGCCTTGACGCCCGAACAGCGCGCGGAAATCTCGGCCTTGTCCATCGAGCCGCCCTTGGCGACGGATCGCTGA
- a CDS encoding two-component regulator propeller domain-containing protein, which produces MRQTVATALAACALAGTAWPGLAEETAKASKPPLRIKSFAQEIAVFYDETSGLPDEKIHAVAGFDATEPGGGASPVRHALTAGGVASFDGARWRKVEGLPETGITHIAVHGNHVFAVDRDAVHCLGPDGETRQMPLPPDAKITCIEPSEHHVWLGTEQGLCVWSGDSFSPVEELNALLREGTRIAAVKARKNADAGEGVAVAASSGLFLREMGSWRRLFPQEGARSWTAVDVRGIAWDSAGGLWFASPHGVGCLSREGQWNLYTPEDGLPYNDFTFVASAQTGERSVWFATTKGAIRFDGKSWEYRQGRRWLPADHVYGICPDPDGGAWFATRNGVGRIQRKPMTLREKAAFYEDEIDKYHRRTEYEYVLEARLKRPGDKSESKLHDTDNDGLWTSMYGAGECFAYAATKDPLAKKRAQKAFEALRFLQTVTQGGDPPALKGFVARCVLPADGPNPNETEYTRERDERIRNSSDALWKIITPRWPLSADRKWYWKCDTSSDELDGHYFFHGRYYDLVADTDEEKQRVREVVGALTDHLVEHDFNLVDWDGQRTRWAVFSPSQLNRNPLWMIERGLNSLSILSYLATAHHICGDTKYRDAFDMLVRDHGYAMNLMTPKIPLVVGGGNQSDDEMAFMNFYNLILYSHDPKVTEMARYSFKQYWDVEKPELNPFFNFAYAAMGSGASFSDQYQTVDLSPDGEWLEQSVETLVRFPLDRCNWAHENSHRKDLVPLPAHVREGREARGKGFRRNGFVLPVDERHFNYWNTDPWQLDYPGDGRELAHGGVFLLPYYMGLYHGFIAEE; this is translated from the coding sequence ATGCGACAAACGGTGGCAACGGCGTTGGCGGCGTGTGCATTGGCGGGGACGGCGTGGCCGGGTCTCGCCGAGGAAACGGCCAAGGCGTCGAAACCGCCTTTGCGCATCAAAAGTTTCGCGCAGGAAATCGCGGTCTTTTACGATGAAACAAGCGGGCTTCCAGACGAAAAAATTCACGCCGTGGCGGGGTTCGACGCAACGGAACCGGGCGGGGGCGCATCCCCCGTCCGCCATGCGCTGACCGCCGGGGGCGTGGCGTCGTTCGACGGTGCGCGCTGGCGAAAAGTCGAGGGGCTTCCCGAAACGGGCATTACGCACATCGCCGTGCACGGAAATCACGTGTTCGCGGTTGATCGCGATGCCGTTCATTGCCTTGGCCCGGATGGGGAAACGCGGCAGATGCCGCTTCCGCCGGACGCAAAGATCACGTGCATCGAACCTTCGGAACATCATGTGTGGCTCGGAACGGAACAGGGACTGTGCGTGTGGTCCGGCGACTCGTTCTCGCCCGTTGAAGAACTGAACGCGCTGCTACGCGAGGGAACCCGCATTGCCGCCGTGAAGGCGCGCAAAAACGCCGACGCCGGCGAGGGTGTCGCCGTGGCGGCGTCGAGCGGACTGTTTTTGCGGGAGATGGGTTCATGGAGGCGCCTGTTTCCACAAGAAGGCGCGCGGAGTTGGACGGCGGTGGACGTGCGCGGCATCGCGTGGGACAGCGCGGGCGGGCTCTGGTTCGCGAGTCCGCACGGGGTTGGGTGCCTCTCCCGCGAGGGACAATGGAACCTGTACACGCCGGAGGACGGCTTGCCGTACAACGATTTTACCTTCGTGGCCTCGGCGCAAACCGGCGAGCGGAGCGTGTGGTTCGCGACGACGAAAGGCGCCATCCGTTTCGACGGGAAATCGTGGGAATACCGGCAAGGCCGGCGGTGGCTGCCCGCCGATCACGTGTACGGAATATGCCCCGATCCGGACGGCGGCGCATGGTTCGCCACGCGCAACGGCGTCGGCCGCATCCAGCGCAAACCCATGACCCTCCGCGAAAAAGCCGCGTTCTACGAGGACGAAATAGACAAATACCACCGACGCACCGAATACGAATACGTGCTCGAGGCGCGCCTCAAACGACCGGGCGACAAGTCCGAATCGAAACTGCACGACACCGACAACGACGGCCTGTGGACGAGCATGTACGGCGCGGGCGAATGTTTCGCGTATGCCGCAACGAAAGATCCGCTCGCCAAAAAACGCGCCCAAAAGGCGTTCGAGGCCTTGCGCTTTCTGCAAACCGTCACGCAGGGCGGCGATCCGCCCGCCCTTAAGGGTTTCGTCGCGCGCTGCGTCCTGCCGGCGGACGGGCCGAACCCCAACGAAACCGAATATACCCGCGAACGCGACGAGCGTATTCGCAATTCATCCGACGCCCTGTGGAAAATCATCACCCCGCGCTGGCCGCTCAGCGCCGACCGCAAATGGTATTGGAAATGCGACACGAGTTCGGACGAACTCGACGGACACTACTTTTTTCACGGGCGCTATTACGACCTCGTTGCCGACACCGACGAGGAAAAACAGCGCGTGCGCGAGGTCGTCGGCGCGCTGACCGATCACTTGGTCGAGCACGATTTCAACCTGGTGGACTGGGACGGCCAGCGCACCCGCTGGGCCGTGTTCAGTCCAAGCCAGCTCAACCGGAACCCCCTGTGGATGATCGAGCGCGGACTCAACTCGCTCAGCATCCTGTCGTATCTGGCCACCGCGCATCACATCTGCGGCGACACGAAATACCGCGACGCGTTCGACATGCTCGTGCGCGATCACGGTTACGCAATGAACCTCATGACGCCCAAGATTCCCCTGGTCGTCGGCGGCGGAAACCAGTCCGACGATGAAATGGCCTTCATGAACTTCTACAACCTGATCCTCTACTCGCACGATCCCAAGGTCACCGAGATGGCCCGCTATTCGTTCAAGCAGTATTGGGACGTTGAAAAACCCGAACTCAATCCCTTCTTCAATTTTGCCTATGCCGCCATGGGATCGGGCGCGAGTTTCAGCGACCAGTATCAGACCGTGGATCTGTCGCCGGACGGCGAATGGCTTGAGCAGTCGGTCGAAACCCTGGTGCGTTTTCCGCTCGACCGATGCAACTGGGCGCATGAAAACAGCCACCGCAAGGACCTCGTACCGTTGCCCGCCCATGTGCGCGAAGGGCGCGAGGCCCGCGGAAAAGGCTTTCGTCGCAATGGATTTGTCCTGCCGGTGGACGAACGCCACTTCAATTACTGGAACACCGATCCGTGGCAACTCGACTATCCCGGCGACGGACGCGAACTGGCCCACGGCGGCGTGTTCCTGCTGCCCTATTACATGGGCCTTTACCACGGATTCATCGCGGAAGAGTAA